The following is a genomic window from Citrifermentans bemidjiense Bem.
ACCCGGTAGCAGCAGGTGGTTTTGGTGGTGCGCTTGGTCATGCTTTCTCCCTTGTCGTTACTCCACTGCCACCGGGAGCGGCGTCGCCGCCAGCACCCTTCCTTGCGACACGAGCCTCAGTTCGGCGTTCAGCGCCCTCGCCGGCGCCGGTTTCACCTTGAGCGCCAGGTCCACCTTCCGGTTCTGGTTCGCAGCGAGCTGCAACCCTTGCACCGGCCCGATCAGCTCCATCTGGCGCCCCGGCAGCGGCGCCACTTTCAGCGAGAAGAAACCGGCGCGGGTGGCGCGGTTCTCCAGGTAGACCGTGTAGAAGTTGACCAGGGAGCCGTCCGGGAGCCGCTTCACCTCGGCGCCTGCGCTACGCTGCAGCTTCAGGGTCGCTTCCTTTCTCCCCGCGACGCCTGCGGCCAAGGCTAACGCCAATAACAGCAGCACCGCCCCCAAAAGGAGGGCCTTCCGGTTCAGTCGGACCGGCTCCCCCGGCAGGTTGCCGAAGCTGTATCGGATGAGGCCGGAGCATCCGCGCTTCTCCATCACTTCCCGGCAGGCGTCGAGGCAGCGCCCGCAGTTGATGCACTCGACCTGCAGGCCGTCGCGGATGTCGATCCCCATGGGGCAGGACCTGACGCAGGCGCCGCAGCGAAGGCAGGCATCTTTTCGGGCCGGGTCGAATTCCAGCGTCAGGGTGCCGCGCTCCATGGTCATGAGCTGGATCCTGCCGTAGGGGCAGACGCTCTTGCAGAAGCTCCGCCGCACGAAGGCGAGGTCCAGGTACACCAGCAGCAAAACGGTGATGAGGGTGGTCCCTGCGACGGGGCCGATACCCCCGGTTATGAGACGCTGGAAAAACTGCGGCGGCGCTATGAAGTACCAGACCAGGTTGCAGGCTACGAGTGCTGCGAGGGCGAGGTAGGAAAGGTGACGCGCCAGCCGTTGCCAGAGCGCGGGCTTAAGCCCTGCAAGCCTTGCGTCCATCCAGTCGGCCAAGTCGCACAATGTGGTCTGGGGGCAGAGCCAACCGCACCAGACCCGACCGAAGAGCATGGTGACGAATAAGAATCCAAAGACCAGGATCAGTACCACGATGAGGAAGAGGTAGAACTCCTCGATGCGGAGGCTTGCGCCGAAGAAGAGGAGGGTCCTGCTGCCGGCATCCAGGCGCAGCAGGGATTGCCCCCCTATCTGGAAAAACGGGATCGCCAGCAGGAGGAGCGAGGCCAGCCACTGTACGCCTTCGCGCCAGGGGGCCAGGCGCCCGCTCCGCTTGTTCCCTTGCCTCAAAGCGACAGCACGAACTGTACGAGCCCCTGCACTTTTTCGCCGGAGAGGTCGTTCTTGAAGCCGGGCATACCCCCGGGACGGCCGTCGACGATGCTGCTGGTAACGTCCGGGGCGGTCCTGCCGTATTTGAATTGCTTGCGGGTCAGGTCGGGGCCGATGCCCCCTTTGCCGTCCGCTCCGTGGCAGGCGACGCAGCGCTCGGCGAACTCCTTCTTACCTTCGGCGATAAGGTCGGTGCTTCTGATCTCCTCGTTGGCGCTGCGCGGCGCCGCTTTCTCCAGTTTCTCTTTCTGGACCGCCAGCCGGGCCTCTTTGGCCTTCTTGATCGTGTCGAACTCGGCGTAGGAACTCCAGCCGCTGAACAGGTAGTACCCCATGAAGGGGACGGCCCAGAGGATGAGCCCGTAGAACAGGATCCTGAAGACCAGCGGGGTTTTCTTTTCCGGGCGGTACCTGATGCCGTCGTACTCCTTATTTTCGTCGGACATCTCGTCCTCCTTTGCCGTTCTCTTCGGGGTGGTCATCGTTCATCATCCGGTACTTCGGCTCCTCGCCGCTGGCCTTGTGCTTTTTGCTGTAGGTCCGTGCCACGATGGCGGCGAAGACGAGGAAGAGCAGGATGGTGACTCCCAGGTAGTAGATGCTCGCAAGATCCATATCAGCGCCTGTGCACGGATTTGATGTAGGTGACCACCTTCCAGGTCCTATCCTTCCCTAGCGAGTCGCCGAAGCCGGGCATGCCGGCCTGGGTGCCGCTGTAGATCGTGCCGAAGATGGCCGCGTCCGGCTTATCCATGTCACGCAGGTCCGGTCCCACCTCGCCCTTCAACTCCTCCCCGTGGCACTGGCCGCAATGCTCGCGATAGAGCGCCTTTCCCTCCGGGAGCACGGACATGTTGTCCTGGTAGGGGTTCTTCAGCTCGCCCAGCACGGCGGCGCGGCCGGTCTTTCTCCAGGGGATGTCGTTTCCGACCTTCTGCAGGTAGGCGACCATGGCGTCCAGCTCCGTCTTCCCCTTGAGCGCGTCCAGGTCCGCCTGGGTGTAGGGGAAGTTGAGCGCCTTCATCTTCCGCTCGCTAAGGCTTGAGTCGAGCGGCTGGTTCATGAAGGCATAGGCGGGCATGTTGGAGCGGGGC
Proteins encoded in this region:
- a CDS encoding 4Fe-4S dicluster domain-containing protein, with the translated sequence MRQGNKRSGRLAPWREGVQWLASLLLLAIPFFQIGGQSLLRLDAGSRTLLFFGASLRIEEFYLFLIVVLILVFGFLFVTMLFGRVWCGWLCPQTTLCDLADWMDARLAGLKPALWQRLARHLSYLALAALVACNLVWYFIAPPQFFQRLITGGIGPVAGTTLITVLLLVYLDLAFVRRSFCKSVCPYGRIQLMTMERGTLTLEFDPARKDACLRCGACVRSCPMGIDIRDGLQVECINCGRCLDACREVMEKRGCSGLIRYSFGNLPGEPVRLNRKALLLGAVLLLLALALAAGVAGRKEATLKLQRSAGAEVKRLPDGSLVNFYTVYLENRATRAGFFSLKVAPLPGRQMELIGPVQGLQLAANQNRKVDLALKVKPAPARALNAELRLVSQGRVLAATPLPVAVE
- a CDS encoding cbb3-type cytochrome c oxidase subunit 3, which encodes MDLASIYYLGVTILLFLVFAAIVARTYSKKHKASGEEPKYRMMNDDHPEENGKGGRDVRRK
- a CDS encoding c-type cytochrome; translated protein: MSDENKEYDGIRYRPEKKTPLVFRILFYGLILWAVPFMGYYLFSGWSSYAEFDTIKKAKEARLAVQKEKLEKAAPRSANEEIRSTDLIAEGKKEFAERCVACHGADGKGGIGPDLTRKQFKYGRTAPDVTSSIVDGRPGGMPGFKNDLSGEKVQGLVQFVLSL
- a CDS encoding cbb3-type cytochrome c oxidase subunit II, whose protein sequence is MIEKKPIVFLLLATVTILVGTVITMVIPFRWINDPKLAIASVKPYTPLQLEGRDIYIREGCNNCHTQTVRPLLSDVERYGEYSKSGEFVYDQPFLWGSRRNGPDLARIGGKYPDAWHVKHMKDPRSMVPRSNMPAYAFMNQPLDSSLSERKMKALNFPYTQADLDALKGKTELDAMVAYLQKVGNDIPWRKTGRAAVLGELKNPYQDNMSVLPEGKALYREHCGQCHGEELKGEVGPDLRDMDKPDAAIFGTIYSGTQAGMPGFGDSLGKDRTWKVVTYIKSVHRR